The following coding sequences lie in one Synechococcus sp. PCC 7336 genomic window:
- a CDS encoding Uma2 family endonuclease: MGLTLAKWSLTDYHRTIEAGVLAGRKVELIGGDIVEMAPEGPLHRYTNASVLDYLKQLLGDRAQVLPPGPIELSADGSEPEPDVAVVAPLGTIYMERLPRSEDFYWVVEVSKTTVALDLGRKAEMYARNSIGEYWVLDVEQRQLWIHREPVDGDYTSKVMQQCGTVSPLAFPEIEISVERLFVGKDV, from the coding sequence CGTGTTAGCCGGACGCAAAGTCGAACTCATTGGCGGAGACATTGTTGAAATGGCCCCAGAAGGCCCCCTCCACCGCTACACGAATGCCTCAGTTTTGGATTACTTGAAACAACTTTTAGGCGATCGCGCCCAGGTGCTTCCCCCCGGCCCGATCGAGTTATCCGCCGATGGGTCGGAGCCCGAACCGGATGTGGCGGTAGTGGCCCCGCTGGGGACGATTTATATGGAGAGATTGCCGCGATCGGAGGATTTTTATTGGGTGGTTGAAGTGTCGAAAACTACGGTTGCCCTTGATTTGGGCCGGAAGGCCGAGATGTATGCCAGGAATAGTATCGGAGAGTATTGGGTTTTGGATGTAGAACAGCGGCAGTTGTGGATTCACCGCGAGCCCGTCGATGGGGATTACACTTCAAAGGTGATGCAGCAATGCGGCACGGTTTCTCCGCTGGCCTTCCCCGAGATTGAGATTTCGGTTGAGAGACTGTTTGTCGGCAAGGATGTCTGA